The Amaranthus tricolor cultivar Red isolate AtriRed21 chromosome 6, ASM2621246v1, whole genome shotgun sequence genome has a segment encoding these proteins:
- the LOC130815340 gene encoding zinc finger transcription factor YY1, with protein MEMQMSHNLFDRRPIVKSKTPAVKWVKEWVPQDVVATGGKCYILKWITESALRTLKEKTKESEVLEPEPEPTTEVLFLCSYEGCGKTFIDAGALRKHSHIHGERQYVCHYEGCGKKFLDSSKLKRHFLIHTGERDFICPHEGCGKAFSLDFNLRSHMKTHSQENYHICPYADCGKRYAHEYKLKNHISMHHEKNSGEIAKYTPPVEKPVKTPKPVSAAYSASSDRPYTCPYEGCDKAYIHEYKLNLHLRREHPGHYAEENAKTTQPNNADNEMDEASDQEAYASKRSTLKNMKQSRPKPNLKLPPSKMSQRKGSGVSPANLNVVKKAWPIKGDVYEEDSEETEEDRDNDEDGWRYQENNEDDDEETEYED; from the exons ATGGAGATGCAGATGTCACACAATTTGTTCGACAGACGGCCTATTGTCAAATCCAAAACCCCAGCTGTTAAGTGGGTCAAAGAATG GGTTCCTCAAGATGTTGTGGCAACAGGAGGGAAATGCTATATTCTGAAATGGATTACAG AGAGTGCATTGAGGACCTTGAAAGAGAAGACAAAGGAGTCAGAGGTACTAGAACCAGAGCCTGAGCCAACCACAGAGGTTCTTTTCCTCTGCAGCTATGAAGGTTGTGGGAAGACATTTATTGATGCTGGGGCTCTAAGAAAACATTCTCACATTCATGGAGAGAGGCAGTATGTTTGCCACTATGAAGGCTGTGGAAAG AAATTTTTGGATAGTTCAAAGTTGAAGAGGCACTTTCTTATCCATACTGGTGAGAGAGATTTCATATGTCCCCATGAGGGATGTGGTAAG GCATTCTCCTTGGATTTTAATCTGAGATCCCATATGAAAACACATTCTCAAGAAAACTATCACATCTGTCCTTATGCTGACTGTGGGAAACGATATGCACACGAGTATAAACTAAAAAATCATATTTCAATGCACCATGAAAAG AATTCTGGTGAAATAGCAAAATACACTCCCCCGGTGGAGAAGCCGGTAAAAACTCCTAAGCCAGTAAGTGCAGCTTATTCTGCATCCTCCGATAGGCCTTATACTTGTCCATACGAAGGATGTGACAAAGCCTACATCCATGAATACAAATTGAATCTTCACTTGAGGAGAGAACATCCCGGACACTATGCGGAAGAAAATGCTAAGACAACACAACCTAACAATGCCGATAATGAGATGGATGAAGCAAGTGACCAAGAGGCTTACGCTAGCAAACGTTCAACTCTAAAGAATATGAAACAGAGTAGGCCTAAGCCAAATTTAAAATTACCTCCATCAAAGATGTCACAGCGTAAAGGCTCCGGTGTTTCTCCTGCTAATTTAAATGTGGTGAAGAAAGCTTGGCCGATTAAAGGGGATGTGTATGAAGAAGATAGTGAAGAAACGGAAGAAGATCGTGATAATGATGAAGATGGATGGCGGTATCAAGAAAATAACGAGGATGACGATGAGGAAACCGAGTATGAGGATTAA
- the LOC130815339 gene encoding pre-mRNA cleavage factor Im 25 kDa subunit 1 translates to MIDQGEVVVLANGGDDHQQQTAINYVLNIYPLSGYYFGSKDALLLKDETGTDSLLRLKSNYEARGLRTCVQAVLLVDLFKHPHILLLQTRNHTFNLPGGRLREGESDIEGLRRKLSRKLSLDEGSDEIGWEVGDCLGMWWRPDFETLYYPYLPPNIKKPKECAKLFLVKLPASRRFIVPKNLKLLAVPLCQVHENHKTYGPIIAGIPQLLSKFSFNMIQT, encoded by the exons ATGATCGATCAAGGAGAAGTAGTGGTGCTTGCGAATGGCGGTGATGATCACCAACAACAAACCGCCATTAATTATGTCCTCAACATCTACCCTTTGAGTGGTTACTATTTCGGTTCCAAAGATGCTCTTCTTCTTAAGGATGAAACCGGCACAGATTCTCTTCTTCGCTTGAAATCTAA TTATGAAGCTCGTGGATTAAGGACTTGCGTTCAAGCTGTACTTTTG GTTGATTTGTTTAAACATCCACATATCTTATTGCTACAAACGAGGAATCATACTTTTAACCTTCCTGGTGGACGTTTGCGAGAGGGTGAATCAG ATATTGAAGGGTTGAGACGTAAACTATCAAGGAAGTTATCTCTTGATGAAGGCAGTGATGAGATAGGATGGGAG GTGGGAGATTGTCTTGGAATGTGGTGGAGACCAGATTTTGAGACCTTGTACTATCCATATTTGCCTCCTAACATTAAGAAGCCCAAG GAGTGTGCCAAGCTCTTTTTGGTTAAGTTGCCAGCAAGTCGAAGATTCATTGTACCAAAGAACTTGAAGTTGCTTGCTGTTCCGTTGTGTCAGGTTCATGAGAACCACAAG ACGTATGGACCAATAATAGCAGGGATTCCTCAACTATTATCAAAATTTTCCTTCAACATGATTCAGACTTAA